The Raphanus sativus cultivar WK10039 chromosome 2, ASM80110v3, whole genome shotgun sequence genome includes a region encoding these proteins:
- the LOC130508651 gene encoding uncharacterized protein LOC130508651 codes for MESDEATEVMDLPNRMFAAGEEPVGIRVNPYHKAGGISIILDALEEDEIEVIRKSSFGRFIELADKPSYSGRLGRFLISKQLKVKKKYEAWFLFADDPIRFSLREFAIVTGLPCGKYPKPSKKIMKDLISEKPYWHSLFGMLKEVSVSSVIKMLKSKTVTDKEIRVKYACLALLSSVILPTTHYPKISPVHAERIKDLDEFFAYPWGRLSFEMLISSIKEKDEVALSQNTIAFPGFVQALQLVMMEAIPALTEVVHEDCSLDSEIDFGEDGEENRSTGINTGHARNLDASTNVCITNIIQTPEWFENDEPEVCWSDDEGDTKVEGMIKNIGERKQFRRTMFLGGATKTDVALMREKAEAEALARKRKKRKANTQQGGIESGEAELVQSFVWEKFTSELSRVENKVDEIKRTLSDFQETMMSHITSNTKEILDYVAKITAQSSGPSLHHADDNSPAFKSPHVPVVDTNEAFNRPPIPERSDDASKTINDVIASVSLLSNQNNNLNKDNGDHSVDPLSNAPSLPTITVESTVPTSNDCITGNSANMDVETEDTADTSDNLEPWLVFPLPSFSLGLSQEEMVTDQETEKVQEPDSMVVLGPPPSPVNEPLRPARKSKRHAVVSRTLVGDYQCDKGMLNRVRQQQLSSCSGGGVTDFEAKFARLVEKLKPHSMVCLGSVNVSGKELIDVSSRLKPLSTKMCDALMHHSWFVYQSQQLVKTTKSCLFLDTKFVSQMSKTYPKFSNSSSPEEYVFSKQLMEFLSNLQTSLSGVDRFYFPFNLDKNHWVGVCVDCSAYTMLVLDCNASLRTDAVMSKELAPMSKMFPYLLKQAGRLLSARDLKPLPVERCKSIPQNGCHLDSGVTSVLMMQAHAFAGIEVCKCITPDALAYETKRLAVMVYEEHLGEI; via the exons ATGGAATCAGACGAAGCAACAGAGGTAATGGACCTACCGAACAGAATGTTCGCTGCCGGTGAAGAGCCCGTCGGGATCAGGGTAAATCCTTATCACAAAGCCGGTGGGATCAGCATTATCCTTGATGCGTTGGAAGAAGATGAAATTGAGGTTATTAGGAAGTCATCATTCGGGAGGTTTATCGAGCTCGCGGATAAACCAAGTTACTCTGGTCGCCTAGGACGGTTTCTTATATCGAAGCAGCTTAAAGTGAAGAAGAAGTACGAAGCATGGTTCCTCTTTGCTGATGATCCAATCAGGTTTTCATTACGGGAGTTTGCGATAGTCACTGGTCTGCCCTGTGGGAAGTACCCAAAACCGTCAAAAAAGATAATGAAGGATCTTATATCGGAGAAGCCATATTGGCATTCACTGTTTGGGATGTTGAAAGAGGTCAGTGTATCTTCTGTCATTAAAATGTTGAAGAGTAAGACAGTCACTGACAAAGAGATACGGGTTAAATATGCGTGTCTTGCTCTACTCTCGTCGGTGATACTTCCTACAACTCACTACCCGAAAATCTCGCCCGTTCATGCGGAGAGGATAAAAGATCTTGATGAGTTTTTCGCATATCCTTGGGGTCGCCTATCATTTGAGATGCTTATAAGTAGCATAAAGGAGAAGGACGAGGTAGCGCTCTCACAGAACACAATTGCATTCCCTGGATTCGTTCAAGCATTGCAGTTAGTCATGATGGAAGCTATACCTGCTCTGACTGAAGTTGTTCACGAAGATTGCTCTCTCGACTCTGAAATTGATTTCGGTGAAGATGGCGAAGAGAACCGAAGTACTGGTATCAACACGGGACATGCCAGGAACCTTGACGCCTCCACAAAT GTCTGTATCACCAATATAATCCAGACCCCCGAGTGGTTTGAAAATGATGAACCTGAGGTGTGTTGGTCCGACGACGAAGGGGACACCAAAGTTGAAGGAATGATAAAGAATATTGGAGAAAGGAAACAATTCCGCAGAACGATGTTTCTTGGTGGTGCCACAAAGACAGACGTTGCTCTTATGCGGGAAAAGGCTGAGGCTGAGGCGCTAGCTcgcaagaggaagaagagaaaagcAAATACACAACAGGGTGGCATAGAAAGCGGAGAAGCAGAATTGGTACAATCATTTGTTTGGGAGAAGTTCACTTCCGAACTGAGCCGGGTTGAGAACAAGGTTGACGAGATCAAACGTACACTATCTGATTTTCAAGAAACCATGATGAGTCACATCACAAGTAACACTAAGGAGATTTTAGACTACGTCGCTAAGATCACTGCTCAGTCGTCCGGTCCTTCTCTGCATCATGCCGATGACAACTCTCCAGCGTTCAAAAGTCCGCATGTACCGGTTGTGGATACAAATGAAGCATTCAACAGGCCACCCATACCGGAACGATCAGATGACGCATCCAAAACCATCAACGATGTGATTGCCAGCGTTTCTCTGCTTAGTAACCAAAACAACAAT CTCAACAAAGACAATGGAGACCATTCGGTCGACCCTCTTTCCAATGCACCGAGTCTTCCCACCATTACAGTAGAGTCAACGGTTCCTACCTCGAACGATTGCATTACGGGTAACAGTGCCAATATGGACGTTGAGACGGAAGACACCGCAGACACATCAGAT AATCTTGAGCCTTGGTTAGTATTCCCACTACCTTCCTTTTCACTTGGGCTTTCGCAGGAGGAAATGGTAACAGACCAGGAAACTGAAAAAGTTCAAGAACCAGATTCTATGGTTGTACTTGGTCCCCCGCCATCCCCTGTTAACGAACCTCTCCGGCCCGCAAGGAAAAGCAAGCGGCATGCTGTAGTATCTAGGACACTGGTTGGCGATTATCAGTGCGATAAGGGTATGCTCAACCGTGTCAGACAGCAGCAATTGTCATCCTGCAGTGGTGGAGGAGTCACAGACTTTGAAGCGAAGTTTGCAAGACTGGTCGAGAAGCTGAAGCCGCATAG CATGGTCTGCCTAGGGAGTGTCAACGTTTCCGGCAAAGAACTCATTGATGTGTCTTCGAGACTTAAACCTCTTTCAACAAAG ATGTGTGACGCTCTTATGCACCACTCCTGGTTTGTGTATCAGTCCCAACAATTGGTAAAAACAACGAAGAGCTGTCTTTTCCTGGACACCAAGTTTGTGTCACAAATGTCGAAGACCTATCCCAAGTTCTCTAATTCTTCATCTCCTGAGGAGTACGTATTTTCCAAACAACTGATGGAGTTCCTTTCGAATCTTCAGACGTCCTTATCTGGAGTGGACCGCTTCTATTTCCCATTTAACCTCGATAAGAATCACTGGGTTGGAGTGTGCGTTGACTGCAGCGCATACACAATGCTAGTGTTAGATTGCAATGCATCTCTTCGAACCGACGCCGTGATGTCAAAGGAACTTGCTCCAATGTCTAAGATGTTTCCTTACCTCCTAAAGCAGGCGGGTAGGCTTTTGAGTGCTAGGGATTTGAAGCCTTTGCCAGTTGAACGATGTAAATCTATCCCACAGAATGGATGCCATCTTGACTCAGGAGTAACCTCCGTACTAATGATGCAGGCTCATGCTTTCGCAGGCATCGAGGTTTGCAAATGCATTACGCCGGATGCGCTTGCTTATGAAACCAAACGTCTTGCTGTAATGGTTTATGAAGAGCACTTGGGAGAGATATGA
- the LOC108840009 gene encoding cyclin-dependent protein kinase inhibitor SIM → MDLDLLQDLSMLKFPSPIKIRSNNRDEDGGGGCTTPTSSDHKIPPSTATTPPPPPQKRRAPPSSLVYRSCKRKLLTSSKFEIIVNKDEIDRFFSSVYNQTMTSSPTTTTTTSVLAVARRRRSFRSCSRR, encoded by the coding sequence ATGGATCTTGATTTATTGCAAGATCTGTCCATGTTGAAATTCCCATCACCCATCAAGATCCGATCCAACAACAGAGATGAGGACGGCGGCGGTGGCTGCACCACTCCCACTTCCTCCGACCACAAGATTCCTCCCTCCACCGCCactactcctcctcctccacctcaaAAACGACGTGCACCTCCGTCGTCTCTTGTCTACAGATCTTGCAAGAGGAAGCTTTTGACGTCATCAAAGTTTGAGATCATCGTCAACAAAGATGAGATAGATCGCTTCTTCTCCTCTGTTTACAACCAGACGATGACGTCAtctcccaccaccaccacaacgACGTCCGTTCTCGCGGTGGCTAGGCGACGGAGAAGTTTCCGTTCTTGTTCCCGGAGATGA